The Larimichthys crocea isolate SSNF chromosome XI, L_crocea_2.0, whole genome shotgun sequence genome has a segment encoding these proteins:
- the tdrd15 gene encoding tudor domain-containing protein 15 isoform X2 produces MTVTDAAAMQSVLGSEHQKSQDSGPSAPCALWPVDLKLTHLDWNPEATLIHFQGQYLTICELDYNILQTEIQNAPKTEAAVEIGEFCLVEDLTSGRWYRGRVQNQTEDLLDVFLIDHGNVLSVDTANISSCSNDLFLLPPKIVCGFLANVVLLQGCPHSVVEKYFSNLIGRDATGYIQALLPHKVLLLEIPDINMDLVKHGFGRHVDTDTFLLLVEMVTEVPLKQNIEPVPDLLIEKQRGQEFCFKPSRLQGYEDILSLCGPRLSCGTRAKVRVTAAVNPGLFYCQMTSMETDLWEMSKKLAAVCEQRAKERNHKTPENLGLLCAVNSKDEKWYRGFVQFLPVNSQVRVFIIDYGFFESVKVENVHRLPPDFDSAPIMAFSCSLFSLNDQDDEVKTQQLSFLKAGLLGRVLDVEIRSFDKEKNLYFITVIGAEDNHTKEPEPIQEPPRMNVEPVFERETKEMSPQCGYLYHETIMGEALGRTLESEEVQVGSVFVGYVEYVQNPNHFWMRTQKRNEDFEEMMTQMTDHFSQVRLDEDVLLNPALGTLCCAVYEEDMHFYRGVVTDTLDHGAEVLFVDFGNIEKVPHMLIKKIPETFAGKPPFAFCCSLVNIFPSDGIWTSNTSDIFRKAVSNRPVLVHVVQMRKNKFVVDLFEMGSDNNQSITEFLISSKEGEFWKKMQKDTIDVTGKTKTHINGNTEQWDDCGMEDKTCKHETEQAKAPVYFRGFSIEPGYELAVRCSYIVSPSDFWCQSLDKVPALEELMDKVQLYYSTHTVALQSGDSCCVAKLPKDGRWYRALITEKQNGHARVLLVDYGIVIQIEEDNLQAILPEHVYLEGQAFRCSLYNLIEPADPKNCGDWSVAAGDSLKDFVRDSTCDLRCKIVSWVIVKNKGLCNAVDLYNTQTQQSIRNLLLEQGLAQEVTDPTNQPSTVVPESFVFSSYDQSPGKEEDVYITHVSSHWEVYYHLERNTDIIEELEKKISEESKKMMQASVRPVVNNLYLAKYFDGKWYRGYAHSLPSPLHLSVFFVDYGNTNISEKTDVMLILRESADLLYTPIQAVRCSLASVSKEGHYTDVKEWLEGAILNKQVRAVIVGKSDDGSFDVELFDGEVNINEKVKELIVNHLPKPKTVLCFDASSTKSTRKTSKTKNAKTWTGQHGGRSSNAPSSNGRGGRQVGSTLQKKKGNTKKVHGKAQSKDANVKEQSEHHTKSCVPLKPQVKQQSEYHDTNTKSEQPQYTEKTDNPQITCLPDMKVTEGFRATCFVSHVDSVNSFFLQLSEDEPAILKLVEDLNSDISRDSLKTTAPLRVDDLVLAEYEEDGALYRSVVKDCEGSSGFKVEFVDYGNSAVTGKEKLYCIPEEYLSQPRLSISCSLWDSSTYKDFESFIDAVMEKPLMVDFVRQCGTHWKVKVEILDEAVGPAPLLAAVESSTETETQEEPPASSSETVESSCEQNYPRQEVSENETTKSERMTCSVENLVLEPPPANPKPPPTILEPPLKTLEPPLFRLSKLKVTNYKCQRPRTRNKSTSKRNQSKIMTSSVRAKSDCAHGNIPLTIQAKDTENCRVLSVLRNGNFYVRLNRTDEQLSALEDRIINNLYMCKVVAEDDVKQGLKCLVQVHEDKPWHRAVVEYVHQGTCWVFLVDHATRKEIPSHSIRRQCSNLTNIPNLAVLCKVNCSGLREEEGGHKSLCETMNPMVDKEVKLVFVCYSEADKLWEVEIIMTEQYLIHHTKTLPQQKEETNPSPSENGSEPAEGKSSQPEQLGFAPVDFDKAYSGFAAAVTTPFEFCVVLEDSLLVMNKVSIMLDDLPGQITPLPEAHLVRGVCCLLKSDTKNKWCRAEIAESDTTVILNLVDYGHYECMPYEDRFKLKRIPVEMTNLPKVTFPCVLRGVKPDIADGQWTDEAAVFFQECLYQKNLQIFFREFVSNTHWEVDVVVDDVHVAKKLVDAGHASYIDDMLGLRFQTQSSCKEDEVLDKKSDHHVDEADGKTALSVVSEPRQCFLM; encoded by the exons ATGACAgtcactgatgctgctgccatGCAGTCAGTGCTCGGCTCTGAACATCAGAA GTCTCAAGATTCTGGTCCCTCTGCGCCATGTGCTCTTTGGCCAGTGGACCTCAAGTTAACCCACTTGGACTGGAACCCTGAAGCAACCCTGATACACTTCCAGGGGCAATACCTCACCATATGTGAGCTTGACTATAACATCTtgcaaacagaaatacagaacgCACCAAAGACTGAAGCTGCAGTGGAAATCGGAGAGTTTTGCCTTGTAGAGGATTTGACTTCAGGTCGTTGGTACAGAGGAAGAGTTCAGAACCAAACAGAGGACTTGTTGGATGTTTTCCTCATAGATCACGGTAATGTCCTGAGTGTCGACACCGCCAACATATCTTCCTGTTCAAATGACCTGTTCCTCCTGCCTCCCAAGATAGTTTGCGGCTTTCTTGCAAATGTAGTCCTGCTTCAGGGTTGTCCTCATTCTGTAGTGGAGAAGTACTTCTCAAACCTGATTGGAAGAGATGCCACAGGTTACATCCAAGCCCTCCTACCCCACAAAGTGCTCCTACTGGAAATCCCTGACATCAACATGGACCTTGTTAAACATGGGTTTGGGAGGCACGTGGACACAGATACTTTCCTCCTGTTGGTTGAGATGGTCACAGAGGTGCCGCTCAAACAGAACATAGAGCCAGTTCCGGACTTACTCATTGAAAAGCAAAGGGGACAAGAGTTTTGCTTCAAACCATCTCGTTTGCAGGGATACGAAGACATTTTGTCACTCTGTGGGCCTAGGTTGAGTTGTGGGACACGTGCTAAAGTTCGTGTAACTGCTGCTGTCAACCCAGGGCTGTTTTACTGTCAGATGACCAGCATGGAAACAGATCTTTGGGAAATGTCAAAGAAGCTTGCTGCAGTTTGTGAGCAACGAGCCAAAGAGCGCAATCACAAGACTCCAGAAAATCTGGGTTTATTGTGCGCCGTTAACAGCAAGGATGAGAAATGGTACAGAGGCTTTGTGCAGTTTCTCCCAGTCAACTCTCAAGTTAGAGTTTTCATCATCGACTATGGGTTCTTTGAATCCGTCAAAGTTGAGAACGTCCACAGGTTGCCGCCTGATTTCGATTCAGCACCGATCATGGCGTTCTCATGCTCGCTCTTTTCCCTCAATGACCAGGACGACGAGGTCAAAACTCAGCAGTTGAGTTTCCTCAAGGCAGGGTTGCTTGGAAGAGTGTTAGATGTTGAGATCAGAAgttttgacaaagaaaagaatctGTACTTCATCACAGTAATTGGTGCTGAAGATAATCACACAAAGGAACCAGAGCCCATTCAGGAGCCTCCTAGAATGAACGTTGAGCCAGTCtttgagagagaaacaaaagaaatgtcacCTCAGTGTGGCTATTTGTACCACGAGACAATCATGGGTGAAGCATTGGGTAGAACATTGGAGTCAGAAGAGGTGCAAGTAGGCTCTGTTTTTGTGGGCTATGTCGAGTATGTTCAGAATCCAAACCACTTCTGGATGCGAACACAAAAACGCAACGAGGACTTTGAAGAAATGATGACACAAATGACAGATCACTTCAGTCAAGTGAGGCTGGATGAAGATGTATTGTTGAATCCTGCGCTTGGGACACTGTGCTGTGCGGTTTATGAGGAAGACATGCATTTCTACAGGGGTGTAGTGACAGACACTCTTGACCATGGAGCTGAAGTCCTTTTCGTCGATTTCGGGAACATTGAGAAAGTACCGCACATGTTGATCAAGAAGATACCCGAGACATTTGCCGGGAAACCGCCATTCGCCTTCTGTTGTTCTCTTGTGAACATTTTTCCTTCGGATGGCATCTGGACCAGCAACACCTCTGATATTTTCAGGAAGGCTGTATCTAACAGACCCGTGCTCGTCCATGTGGTCcagatgagaaaaaacaaatttgTTGTTGATCTCTTTGAGATGGGAAGTGACAACAATCAAAGTATCACCGAGTTCCTGATCTCTTCAAAAGAAGGGGAATTCTGGAAAAAGATGCAAAAAGACACCATCGACGtgactggaaaaacaaagacacacatcaATGGGAATACAGAGCAATGGGATGATTGTGGGATGGAagataaaacatgcaaacatgaaacTGAACAGGCCAAAGCCCCTGTTTACTTCAGAGGATTTAGCATCGAGCCTGGGTATGAGTTGGCTGTGCGTTGCTCTTACATTGTCTCGCCATCAGATTTCTGGTGCCAGTCTCTGGATAAAGTTCCAGCTTTGGAGGAACTGATGGACAAAGTTCAGCTGTATTACTCAACTCACACAGTCGCCCTCCAATCAGGGGATTCATGTTGTGTTGCCAAGTTGCCTAAAGATGGAAGATGGTACAGGGCTCtcatcacagaaaaacagaacggTCATGCCAGAGTGTTGTTGGTCGACTACGGGATTGTCATCCAAATCGAGGAGGACAACCTTCAGGCAATACTGcctgaacatgtttatttggaAGGACAGGCCTTCAGGTGCAGCCTTTACAACTTGATCGAACCTGCTGATCCCAAGAACTGCGGGGATTGGAGTGTGGCGGCAGGTGACTCGCTGAAAGATTTTGTCCGTGACAGCACCTGTGATCTAAGATGTAAAATTGTCTCTTGGGttattgtgaaaaacaaagGGCTGTGCAATGCTGTGGACCtctacaacacacaaacacaacagagcatAAGAAACTTGCTCTTGGAACAGGGCCTGGCACAAGAAGTGACGGATCCAACAAATCAACCGTCAACAGTGGTTCCTGAGTCTTTTGTCTTCTCTTCATATGATCAAAGTCCTGGAAAAGAGGAAGACGTCTACATCACACATGTTAGTAGTCACTGGGAGGTCTACTACCACCttgagagaaacacagacatcatCGAAGAGCTTGAAAAGAAAATCTCAGAAGAAAGTAAGAAAATGATGCAAGCCAGTGTGAGACCTGTTGTGAATAATCTGTACCTAGCAAAATACTTCGATGGCAAATGGTACAGAGGCTATGCGCATTCTCTTCCGTCGCCTCTGcatctcagtgtgttttttgtggattatggaaacacaaacatatctgAGAAAACCGATGTCATGTTGATCCTCAGAGAGTCTGCCGATTTGTTGTACACACCCATACAGGCTGTGAGATGTAGCCTTGCTTCGGTGTCTAAGGAAGGGCACTATACAGATGTCAAGGAATGGCTTGAAGGTGCAATCCTCAACAAGCAAGTGAGAGCCGTCATAGTTGGAAAGAGTGACGATGGTTCATTTGATGTTGAACTGTTTGATGGAGAAGTCAACATCAACGAGAAGGTTAAGGAGCTCATTGTTAATCATTTACCTAAACCAAagacagttttgtgttttgacgCGAGCAGCACAAAGTCAACACGTAAAACttccaaaaccaaaaatgcAAAGACGTGGACAGGTCAACATGGAGGGCGTTCTTCAAATGCTCCCTCATCAAATGGACGCGGTGGGAGACAAGTTGGTAGTACACtccagaaaaagaaaggaaacaccAAAAAGGTTCACGGTAAAGCTCAGAGCAAGGATGCAAATGTAAAAGAACAAAGTGAGCACCATACAAAGAGCTGTGTCCCTCTGAAACCTcaagtaaaacaacaaagtgaGTACCACgatacaaacacaaagtcagaacaGCCACAATATACAGAGAAAACGGACAACCCTCAGATCACATGTTTGCCTGACATGAAAGTGACCGAAGGTTTCAGGGCGACGTGTTTCGTCTCCCACGTTGACTCGGTCAACAGTTTTTTCCTTCAACTGTCAGAGGATGAACCGGCCATCTTGAAACTGGTTGAAGATCTCAACTCCGACATCTCCAGAGATTCCTTGAAGACTACCGCACCTTTAAGAGTCGATGATCTTGTTCTGGCTGAGTACGAGGAAGACGGCGCTCTGTATCGTTCTGTTGTGAAGGACTGTGAAGGAAGTTCCGGTTTCAAAGTTGAGTTTGTGGATTATGGAAATTCAGCAGTTACGGGGAAGGAAAAGCTCTACTGCATACCAGAGGAGTATCTCTCTCAGCCAAGACTGAGTATATCATGCTCCCTTTGGGACTCAAGCACATACAAAGATTTTGAGTCTTTCATCGATGCTGTAATGGAGAAGCCTCTCATGGTCGATTTTGTCCGTCAATGTGGAACTCATTGGAAAGTCAAGGTTGAGATTCTTGATGAAGCAGTTGGTCCAGCGCCACTTTTAGCTGCTGTTGAAAGCAGCACTGAAACCGAAACGCAAGAGGAGCCTCCTGCAAGTTCATCTGAAACAGTAGAGAGCTCATGTGAACAGAACTACCCGAGACAAGAAGTGAGCGAAAATGAAACGACTAAATCCGAAAGAATGACGTGTTCTGTTGAAAACTTAGTGCTGGAACCACCACCTGCCAACCCAAAACCACCACCTACCATACTGGAACCACCACTTAAAACACTGGAACCGCCACTTTTCAGACTGTCCAAACTGAAGGTAACAAACTACAAGTGCCAGAGACCACGTACCAGAAACAAGAGTACTTCTAAGAGGAATCAAAGCAAAATCATGACATCCTCTGTCAGAGCGAAGAGTGATTGTGCACATGGAAACATACCACTGACTATTCAAGCTAAAGACACAGAAAATTGTAGAGTTCTGTCTGTACTCAGAAACGGCAATTTTTACGTAAGACTAAACAGGACAGATGAACAGCTTTCTGCATTGGAAGATCGCATAATTAACAACCTATATATGTGCAAGGTGGTGGCTGAAGACGATGTCAAACAAGGCCTGAAGTGCTTAGTTCAAGTACACGAGGACAAGCCGTGGCACAGGGCTGTTGTTGAATACGTACACCAGGGAACATGCTGGGTCTTCCTTGTGGATCATGcaacaagaaaagaaattcCAAGTCACTCAATCAGACGACAGTGTAGCAACCTGACAAACATCCCGAACCTTGCAGTTTTGTGCAAGGTGAACTGCTCGGGGCTCCGCGAGGAAGAGGGTGGTCACAAATCATTGTGTGAAACCATGAACCCGATGGTAGACAAAGAAGTCaagctggtgtttgtgtgctaCTCAGAAGCTGATAAACTTTGGGAGGTTGAAATAATTATGACTGAACAATATCTCATTCATCATACCAAAACCTTACCGCAGCAGAAAGAAGAGACGAACCCATCACCGTCTGAAAACGGAAGTGAGCCAGCAGAAGGAAAATCAAGTCAACCTGAGCAACTTGGTTTTGCTCCTGTTGATTTCGACAAAGCGTACTCTGGCTTTGCTGCTGCAGTGACGACTCCCTTCGAGTTCTGTGTTGTTCTGGAGGACTCGCTTCTCGTCATGAACAAAGTGTCCATAATGTTGGATGATCTACCTGGGCAGATCACTCCTCTTCCCGAAGCCCACCTGGTCCGGGGTGTCTGCTGCCTGTTGAAATCGGACACCAAGAACAAGTGGTGCAGGGCAGAAATCGCGGAGTCCGACACCACCGTGATCCTAAACCTGGTAGATTACGGCCACTATGAATGCATGCCGTATGAAGACCGCTTTAAGCTGAAGAGGATTCCAGTGGAGATGACGAACTTGCCAAAAGTGACGTTCCCCTGCGTCCTGAGAGGGGTGAAGCCAGACATAGCGGACGGACAGTGGACCGATGAGGCAGCGGTCTTCTTCCAGGAGTGTTTGTACCAGAAGAACCTGCAGATCTTCTTCAGAGAGTTcgtgtcaaacacacactgggaaGTGGACGTCGTGGTTGATGACGTGCATGTTGCCAAGAAGCTGGTGGATGCTGGACACGCGAGTTATATAGACGACATGCTGGGGCTGAG GTTCCAGACGCAGAGCTCGTGTAAAGAAGATGAAGTCTTAGACAAGAAGTCAGATCATCATGTTGATGAAGCAGACGGGAAGACGGCGCTCAGCGTTGTGTCTGAACCTAGACAAT GTTTCCTGATGTGA